One Maribacter cobaltidurans genomic window carries:
- a CDS encoding FdhF/YdeP family oxidoreductase: MSSPFKRNISLIGDINFTGIELTDSKNFAAGLPAIKVALQHTFKEMGALEALSTLSHMNQKNGFDCAGCAWPDPEKPSKLGEYCENGAKALAEEATYKKVDADFFKKYSVEEISTWSDFKIGKSGRLTRPMLLKEGSLHYEPIEWNEAFSLIAEQLKTMESPDEAIFYTSGRSSNEAAFLYGLFVRAYGTNNMPDCSNMCHESSGVALSETLGIGKGSVKLEDFDEAEVIMVIGQNPGTNHPRMLSALEKCKNNGGKIISINPLEEAGLIRFKDPQSFSGITKGTSLTDIHLQVKINEDVALLKLIMKRLIQLEKTGKKVLDHQFISTYTDGFEDFQKDLERYTENELLERCGVRQEAIDKTVALLSEKNKIIICWAMGLTQHKNGVDNIKECVNLLLLKGSLGKPGAGTCPVRGHSNVQGDRTVGIMHHVSEELNETIKSVFDFTPPNKEGMDTVKALEAMHEGRAKVFMGLGGNFVSAVSDTRYAAEALQNCSLTVQISTKLNRSHLITGKTALILPTLGRSEKDESHGKDRFLTVENSMGKVHRTKGVLKPKSEHLKSEPEIIGGIANAYFKNDHPVSWKELGNDYDLIRQKMSETLKGFESVQKASKGTGYYLPNNVRNLDFSKLENGKAQFSTCKLAEHSVKQDEFILMTIRSHDQFNTTIYGLNDRYRGIKNERRVLFMNQRDMDTFNYKTLDVVDLVSNYDNIERRAKRFLIIPYNIPQGNLAAYFPEANMIVPHNHYAEKSNTPISKSIIVHLERGA; this comes from the coding sequence ATGTCCTCCCCTTTTAAAAGAAATATATCCCTCATCGGTGATATCAATTTTACTGGAATAGAGCTTACGGACTCAAAGAATTTTGCTGCAGGACTTCCTGCCATTAAAGTGGCACTACAACATACATTCAAGGAAATGGGTGCCTTGGAGGCCTTATCTACCTTGTCGCACATGAACCAAAAGAATGGGTTCGACTGTGCGGGATGTGCTTGGCCCGATCCAGAAAAACCGTCCAAACTTGGGGAATATTGTGAAAACGGCGCCAAAGCGTTAGCGGAGGAAGCCACATACAAAAAAGTAGATGCCGATTTTTTCAAAAAATATAGCGTAGAAGAAATTTCTACGTGGTCCGATTTTAAGATAGGTAAGAGCGGAAGATTGACACGTCCGATGCTATTAAAGGAAGGTTCATTGCATTATGAGCCCATTGAGTGGAACGAAGCGTTTTCCCTGATTGCCGAACAGCTTAAAACAATGGAATCTCCAGACGAAGCCATTTTTTATACTTCCGGCAGATCGAGCAACGAGGCAGCCTTCCTGTACGGACTATTCGTTAGAGCTTATGGCACCAATAACATGCCAGACTGCTCAAACATGTGCCATGAAAGTAGCGGTGTCGCCCTATCAGAAACCTTGGGTATAGGAAAAGGGTCTGTAAAACTGGAGGATTTTGACGAGGCGGAGGTAATTATGGTCATCGGTCAAAACCCAGGCACCAACCATCCAAGGATGTTGTCCGCATTGGAAAAGTGTAAAAATAACGGCGGAAAAATAATAAGTATCAACCCCTTGGAGGAAGCGGGGTTGATTCGGTTTAAAGACCCTCAATCCTTTTCTGGCATCACAAAAGGCACCTCCTTGACAGATATACATCTTCAGGTAAAAATAAATGAAGATGTGGCTTTGCTCAAACTGATTATGAAAAGGTTGATACAATTGGAAAAAACCGGTAAAAAGGTGTTGGACCATCAATTTATCAGCACTTATACTGATGGGTTCGAGGATTTCCAGAAAGACTTGGAACGGTATACGGAAAATGAACTTTTGGAACGTTGCGGCGTACGCCAGGAGGCCATAGACAAAACTGTTGCCCTACTATCGGAAAAAAATAAAATTATTATTTGTTGGGCCATGGGCCTCACCCAGCACAAAAATGGAGTGGACAATATTAAGGAATGTGTTAATTTATTACTGCTTAAGGGTAGTCTGGGGAAACCGGGTGCTGGTACTTGTCCGGTAAGAGGTCACAGCAATGTTCAAGGTGATCGCACTGTAGGTATAATGCACCATGTGTCCGAAGAACTGAACGAGACCATTAAAAGTGTCTTTGACTTTACTCCTCCCAACAAAGAAGGTATGGATACGGTAAAGGCGCTAGAGGCCATGCATGAAGGAAGGGCAAAAGTATTTATGGGGCTCGGAGGCAATTTTGTTTCCGCCGTATCGGACACTAGGTATGCGGCAGAAGCCCTTCAAAATTGTTCCTTGACCGTGCAAATCAGTACCAAATTGAATCGAAGTCATTTAATCACGGGAAAAACAGCCTTGATTCTCCCAACTTTGGGTAGGTCAGAGAAGGATGAAAGTCATGGCAAAGACCGATTCCTGACCGTTGAAAATAGTATGGGCAAGGTACACCGTACCAAAGGAGTCCTTAAACCAAAATCGGAACATCTAAAAAGCGAACCAGAAATAATAGGAGGTATCGCCAACGCCTATTTTAAAAATGACCATCCTGTTTCCTGGAAAGAACTGGGTAATGATTATGACCTCATCAGACAAAAAATGTCCGAAACCCTAAAAGGTTTTGAATCGGTACAGAAAGCCTCCAAAGGAACCGGTTACTACTTGCCCAACAATGTTAGAAACCTGGATTTCAGCAAACTGGAAAACGGCAAAGCTCAATTCAGCACTTGTAAATTGGCCGAACATAGCGTAAAACAAGATGAATTTATTTTGATGACCATTCGCTCCCATGATCAGTTCAATACAACTATATACGGACTCAACGACCGTTACAGGGGCATCAAAAACGAAAGGCGCGTACTTTTTATGAACCAAAGGGATATGGATACATTCAATTACAAGACCTTAGATGTCGTAGACCTTGTAAGCAATTATGATAATATTGAACGGCGGGCCAAACGGTTTTTGATTATCCCCTATAACATTCCGCAGGGCAATCTGGCGGCCTACTTTCCAGAAGCCAATATGATCGTTCCCCATAATCACTATGCCGAAAAAAGTAATACACCCATTAGCAAATCCATTATTGTTCATTTGGAAAGAGGTGCATAA
- a CDS encoding galactokinase family protein, whose translation MVNKEIKIIAPGRTCLFGDHQDYLGLPVIACAIDRCIRLTAIPNDEEVFRIKMNDINTFRDIHISEDFARLEARDYFGSALRVLKREGCLPYKGYDVTISGNIPINSGNSSSSAVLLAWIFFW comes from the coding sequence TTGGTAAATAAGGAAATAAAAATAATTGCTCCGGGCAGAACTTGTTTGTTTGGAGATCATCAGGATTACTTGGGTCTACCGGTTATTGCCTGTGCCATAGATAGATGCATTCGTTTAACGGCAATTCCCAATGATGAGGAAGTGTTCAGAATTAAGATGAACGATATCAACACGTTTAGGGATATTCATATTTCTGAAGACTTTGCAAGATTAGAGGCCAGGGATTATTTTGGTTCTGCCCTACGGGTCTTAAAAAGAGAAGGATGCCTTCCCTATAAGGGGTACGATGTTACTATTTCAGGTAATATTCCGATCAATTCAGGGAACTCCAGTTCTTCGGCAGTTCTTTTGGCCTGGATCTTTTTTTGGTAG